Within Mycobacterium heckeshornense, the genomic segment GGGCAGTTACGGCAAGGACACTCGGGGCATCATCCGGGTGCATCAGTTCGACAAGGTGGAGGGGTTCGTCTACTGCGCGCCCGACGACGCCGAGGCCGAACACCAGCGGCTGCTGGGCTGGCAGCGCGACATGCTGGCCCGCATCGAGGTGCCCTATCGTGTCATCGACGTGGCCGCAGGTGAACTCGGGTCGTCGGCGGCCCGCAAGTTCGACTGCGAGGCGTGGCTGCCGTCCCAGCAGGCCTACCGCGAGCTCACGTCGACGTCGAACTGCACCACCTTCCAGGCGCGCCGGCTGGCGACGCGTTATCGCGACGCCGACGGCAGGCCGCAGATCGCGGCGACCCTCAACGGCACCCTGGCCACCACCCGCTGGCTGGTGGCGATCCTGGAGAACCACCAGCGACCCGACGGCAGCGTGCGGGTGCCCGATGCGCTGGTGCCGTTCGTGGGCACCGAGGTGCTGGCGCCTTAAGCCCGCACAGCTTGACTCGATTGCTCGTGGCGGCGCGCCCGCTCGACGGTGGCGAAGTACAACGCGAACGCAAACACGAAACTGGTGAACAGGCTCGACACGAAAAACAGCCACGACCGCCGCAGCCCCCGCCGGTAGCCGTCGACGATCGTAAACAGCGGCAGCAAAACGACATTGGCGATCGTGTAGTCCTGGCTTGCCGAGCTGGCCGCGGGGTTGGTGAACATCAACCGGATGTAGTCCGACCAGCTGCCGGGGCCCCAGATCGGGTTTTTAGACCCGGCCGAATAGTCGTGCACGAACCGGATATTGAAGTACCAGCCCAGCGCCACCGATACGACGCCGACGAGGTAGTAGGCGCACTCCAGCGCCGACAACAGTGGCCCGGATGACGGCCTGGCGAACACGAGCGGGTTCGAGGTGACGATCCAGGCGATCACCGCGAGGCCCAGCAGCGCGTGGACGACGAGGGAGACCATGCCGGCAACGTCACCACGCTCGACTAGTTTTGTCAATATTGACAGAACGCGCGAAAGGTAGCGTACTGACATGGCCCGGCCCGCGCAGACCGCGCGCAGCGAACGCACCCGGGAGGCGTTGCGGCAAGCCGCGATGGTGCGGTTTTTGGCCCAGGGTTTCGAGGAGACATCGGCCGAGCAGATCGCGGCGGACGCCGGGGTGTCGCTGCGCACGTTTTATCGCCACTTCTCCTCGAAACACGATCTGCTGTTCGCCGACTACGACGCCGGACTGCATTGGTTTCGGGCCGCGTTGGCCGCCCGGCCCGCCGACGAGCCGATCATCGAATCGGTGCAGTCGGCCATCTTCGCGTTTCCGTATGACGTCGAGGCCGTGACAAAAATCGCTGCGCTGCGAAGCACCGAGCTCGACCCGAGCCGGATCGTTCGCCACATCCGGCAGGTGGAAGCGGACTTCGCCGACGCCGTCGCCGAGCACCTGGGCCGGCGTGCGGGCGCGACGACCGTCGACGAACGGCTGCGGGCCACGGTGACCGCGCGCTGCATCGCCGCCGCGGTATTCGGCGCGCTCGAGCTCTGGATGGTCAGCCAGGACCGATCGCTCGCCGAGCTTGCCCGGCTTTCTCATGCCGCGCTGGGGTGGCTTGCAGACGGCATCCCGAGGCCTTAGCGAGGCGGCTCGTTTTGTCACAATTGACAAAACGACGTCGGCCATGCCAGCCTGCGCAGCAGAGCTGAGCGAAGGCGGAGCTGATGGCCGACTACGACGCGATCGTCATCGGTGGCGGGCACAACGGGCTCACCGCGGCGGTAATTCTGCAGCGTGCGGGGCTGCGCACGGTGTGTTTGGAGGCCAAGCGCTATGCGGGCGGCATGGCATCGACGGTCGAGTTGTTCGACGGCTACCGATTCGAGATCGCCGGCTCGGTGCAGTTCCCGACCGCGGCGACGGTGAGTCGGGAACTGGGGCTGGACACCTTGCCGACCGTCGACGCCGAGGTCATGTCCGTAGCGTTGCGCGGGGTCGGTGACGATCCGGTCGTCCAGTACACCGATCCGGTCAAGCTGCTCGCCCACCTCGGTGACGTGCACGGCGCCGACGCCGTCAACGGCATGGCGGGGCTGCTGGCCTGGAGTCAGGCTCCGACGCGCGCGCTGGGCCGGTTCGAGGCTGGCGCGCCGCCGAAAACCCTCGACGAGATGTTCGCCTGCGCCACCAACGAATTCGAGCGGGCCGCAATCGACGACATGCTGTTCGGCTCGGTCACCGACGTCCTCGACCGATACCTGCCGGACCGGGAAAAGCACGGCGCCTTGCGCGGCTCGTTCACGGTGCTGGCGGTCAACACGCTGTATCGGGGGCCGGCCATACCGGGCAGTGCGGCCGCGCTGGCCTACGGGCTCGGTGTCCCCGATACCGCCAGCGTGCTGATGAAGAAGCTACGCGGCGGCATCGGAGCGCTCACGTCGCATCTGCGAGAGCAGTTCGAAACCCACGGCGGCGAATTGCGGCTGCGCACCAAGGTCACCGAGATCGCCGTCGACGACGGTCGGGTGCGCGGGGTACGCACTGAGGCGGGGGAGGCCCTGACCGCGCCGGTCGTCGTGTCCGCCATCGCCCCGGACCTGACCATCAACCGGCTGGTCGATCCGGCCGCACTGCCCGCCGGCATCCGTGACCGTTACGCACGCATCGACCACCGGGGCAGCTATTTGCAAATGCATTTCGCGCTGGACGAGCCGCTACAATTCGCCGCACCCTACGAGATGCTCAACGATCCTGAAATGCAGGCGTCCATCGGGATTTTCAACACGCCGGAAGAAGTGCAGCAGCAGTGGGAGGAATGCCGCCGCGGCATCGTGCCGACCGACCCAACCGTGGTGCTGCAGATTCCGTCGGTGCGCGATCCACAACTCGCGCCGCCGGGCAAACAGGCTGCGTCGGCGTTCGCGCTGTGGTTCCCGATCGAAGGCGGCCCGGGTTCCTACGGGCAGATGAAAGTCGAGATGGGCCAGCGGGTGATTGACAAGATCACTCGGTTGGCACCAAATTTCGAAGGCAGCATCATCCGGCACACCACGTTCACCCCACGCCACATGGGTACCATGTTCGGCGCGCCGGACGGCGACTACTGCCACGGGTTGTTGAACCCGAACCAGATCGGCCCGAACCGGCCCGGCCCGAAAGGCTTTCTGGGCCAGCCAATTCCGGTGGATGGACTTTACCTGGCGAGCGCGGGTTGCCACGGCGGACCCGGGATAACATTCATCCCCGGCTACAACGCCGCACACCAGGCGTTGGCCGACATCGGTCGCTCGCGTTAGTCAACCTGCCTCAGCAACTCGTCGAGCAGCGCCGTGAACTCCTTCGGGTTGGCTGGTGTGAACGCGGGGCGAGGCCGGGTGCCTGGAACGTCGAGTGTGATCAACGTTGACCTAAGCGGACGACGCACATCCAGGGGCAGCCATCGGCGCAGGTCCGAGCTGCCCCAGATGCGAAACCTGTGCCAAAACAAGCCCAGCGGCTCGGCTTTGTACCCGCGGATCGTCTTCAACGGAATGACCTTCGACGTGCCCGAGGGAAAGTGATAGCGACGCAACGTAATCGCCTCACGGTCCAGCTGGACCAGGCCGTCGTCGTAGGCATCGCCCGGTGTCGCGCTCACAGCCGGCTGCACCGAAGCTCGTGACCGCGGGCCGTCAGGCAGCGCCCGGTGTCCAAGTTCCACTGCCAGCCGTGCAGGTTACAGGTCAAGGTGCTGCCCTCCACCACACCGAATCTCGACAGGTCCGCTTTCAGATGCGGACACCGACGCTGAATCTCATAGCCGTCCAACAGGATCGAGGCGGTGTCATCGTGCGCCTCGGCGAACCAGCCGTCAGCATAGGCGATGCGTTCGTCGGTCAGACACTTGAAAAAGGTATAGAGGTACTCGTTGTAGCCGCCGACCCGCCAGGCTTTGAATCGCGTGGACAAGAAGATCGTGTTGACCCAGTCCGGCTCGTTGTCGCGCAGCACGGTGCGCACCAGCTCCGGTGCAATCGCAAATCCGTAGCGGAATCTTTCGTCCGGAACTTGCTCGCGCACCGTCCGTTTCGGAAAGTCCAGCACAACGGTCTCAGTGCCGAGCCGCAGCTCGACGGGGTAGCCGATCCCGTCGCAGATCTCGTCGCTTGCCGACATGATCGGCTCGAACAGCGCGCGCAGCGGTTCGAGCAGCGGCTCACCATCCTCGGGTGCCCAGCTGGCCTTCTCGGCCGCGATCACCGGCGCCATCCGGGCTGCATAGTCGGAAATGTAGGCCGCCTTGCCGGTCGTGAACATCGCCTTGACCTGGTCGGTAGGCAGCGGGTGACTCAGCGAATTCAATTGCGCGCCAGTGAAGTCAGCGGTCGAACCGGGAATCATCAGCAGGCCGCGGTCGTGGCCGTGGGTCTGCATCTGGTCTAGGAACACCATCTGGTCCGGGAAGATATTGGCGGGATCTCCGCGGTCGTCGTTGAGATGGCGCAGCTCGGGATCCAAGAAACACGGCGGCCCCGCCGACGGGATCACCCAGCTGGCACCGACCTGCGCGACGTACTGGCGGGCCCGGTCCATCTGACGCTGCCGCTTTTGCGCGCCGAACGCGGCTTTGGCCCGCGCGGGCATGTCATAGACCATCGGATACCAGATCGCGCCGGAGTACTGCAGCATGTGGACGTCGACGTGGCCGAACTTCGAAGGCAGGACATCCAGGTCCACCGGCCGGGCGTCGTTCATGTTGAACACGGTGGTCTCGCCGTCGGAGACTACTAGAGCCGAGTCGCCGATCGGCCCGTCGGCCGGTGCGCGCAGCGCGATGATCATCACGTCGAGCGGCCCCTTCGGCCCGTCGACGCGGTGCTTGACCGAGTTGGTCGTTTCGAAGAACCGGTGAAACCCCAGCTTTTCCAGCTCACCGCGCAGGTCCGGCACCGGATAGTCCGGTAGCAGCACCACCGCGTCTTTGTTGACGTGGGCCGCGAGCAGCTTCGCATCGAGATGGTCCTTGTGCAGATGCGAGATGTACAGGTAGTCGCATTGGCCCAGCTGGCCCCAGTCCAACCTGCTGTTGTCCGGGAACGGGAACCATGCCGCGAAGTAGGCCGGGTTGACCCAGGGATCGCACAAGAGGCTGCCCGCATGCGTCTCGATCCGGAAGCCTGCATGTCCGACGCTGGTGACCTGCACTAATGCCTTCCGATGCCGTCGAGAGCGGTCCGTGTGCCGCCCTTGAGCTTAGCGGTCGCGCCCGTAAGTTCGGCGGGGGTGGCATTCAGGCCGCTCGGGGTTGGATCGGATTGTGCTGGGATCGGTGGTTGTCGAGCCTGGTCAGCAGTTCGTCGAGGTCGGTGGTGGTGAACTTCCAGGTAAACGGCCGCGCAGCCTGGTTCTAGCGGGTCTCGAAGGCGTTGAGGCGGTCGATGACGACGTCGAGGTCGGTGAGTCGTTGGGCGAGAGCGCTTTGCGTTGAACGATCGAGAAGTAGATCTCGATCTGATTAAGATTAAGCCAGGACGCGTGCACCGGGGTGTGCACCATGATCGCGTTGGGGAACTGCGTGGCGAGCCGATCGACAGCGGCTTGGCCGCGGTGCGACGAGCCGTTGTCGACGATCCAGAACACCCGCTCGGCCGACGCGTAGGGCTCCTGGGTCATGATCTGGGTGACAAGGCGGCCGAATGGTTCGATGCCAGTGTTGTCTTGGCAGCGGCCGAAGACCCGGGTGGCAGTGTGGGATGAAAACCGCTGGGTTCCAACGATTAATGTGATCTCCACCGACGAGAAGACGTCCATCCAGGCCCGTTGCCGCTGCGCTTTGACGGCGAAGTCGGGATCGGTGATGAAGATTCACGACCGGTATTGCCAGGGCTTGAGCGCGTCCTCGGGCAGCCATCGGCCGACCGTGGGCGCTGAGATCGACTCGCAGATCCCGTTGGCGACGGCATGGCCTGCCAGTTTCGGACACGACCAGCGTGAGAGCGGCACCCCGGCATCAGCTGGTGGGATACACGCGGCCGCCTTGATCTGCGCGACCCGCACCGCGGTGAACACCGGCGGGCGCCCGCATCGTTTCGCGTCGCCCAGCGAGGCCACCCCCGGTGCCGCGAACCACCGGCGCCGCCATTTGCCCACGGTGTCCTCACACACCCGCAGCGACACAGCAATCATCTCGTCGGGGGTTCTGTCGGCCGCGGCGAGGACGGTCTTGGCCCGCCGTGACCAGGCGTTGCTCGGTGCGTCCGGTCCGCACCAGGCGGCGCAGTTGGCGGCGCTGCGACCCGGTCAACGTGATCCGGTCGGCGGGCGGCATGGCAGGTGACTCCACGAGGCGACGATGACAAATCAATAACACTGGTCATTTCAGCCTCACCCATCACACCTGGTTCGTTGCCCAGCGACACGCGGTCGGGCACGATCACTGACCATGGCCGCACCCCCGCATCGACGAAAACCTCCCTGCAACAACGCCTGTCCGCCCATGCACAGCAACGATGGCCCCAGCTCGACAATGTCGACGTGCGTTTCCGCGGTGCTTTCGCCTACGTCGCCGCCCGCCTCTGCGACGGTGATCGCATACCACTGATGCGGCTGCGTTACGGCGGATCCGCCGCCCGCTGGGGCTTCGCGATCTATCTGGCCAGCAAGAACGGCTACCAAGACTCGGTACTGCCCACCGGCCACACAGCAGGCCCACCCGAAGACGCTCTCGACACCGCCTGTGGCCTCTACCTGGGTGACCCGACCGCGTGGTTACGAACCCCAACGAATTTACGAGCGGAACCACTTAGCCTCGATCCACGGATGTGAATTCGTTGGTGGGGGTGTCGGAACGATAAAAGTGCCTTCTGAGCTGGGATGATTGGTGTTGCTACGCATCAATCGGTCCAGTTCAGAAAGGCACTGTCGGTGAAAGTGTCCCACAAGTTCGGCGCGGGTTCTGCGGTGTTCGATGACGATCGTCTCGTGTCGTGTGCGGGGCTGGTACCGGTGATGACGTTGGCCGAGCAGACCGGCCTTTCGCAGATGCTCGATGAGAAGGTCCGCATCGTTGAATCACGGATCGCTTCTGGGGCGGCCAACGCGGCCCCGAAGCTGACGACCGTGGTGGCCGGCATGTGTGCCGGCGCGGACTGCATCGATGACGTCGACGTGCTGCGCAGCGGGGGGATGAAGACGCTGTTCGACGGGGTGTATGCACCCTCGACGGTCGGGAAGTTGTTGCGGGAGTTCACTTTTGGTCATGCCCGCCAACTCGAGTCGGTGCTGCGCGAGCACCTGGTGGCGTTGTGTGAACGGGTCGATCTGCTGCCCGGCGCCCTAGAGCAGATGTTCATCGACATTGATTCGCTCCTACGACCGGTCTACGGGCACGCCAAACAGGGCGCCTCCTACGGGCACACCAAGATCTCCGGGACGCAGATCCTGCGCAAGGGGCTCTCGCCGCTGGCGACCACGATCAGCACCGCGGGCTGTGCGCCGGTAATCGCCGGGTTGCGGTTGCGTGCTGGGCGGGCCAACTCGGCCAAGGGTGCGGCACGGATGGTCGCCCAGGCGATCAGCACCGCCCGCGCCATCAGCGCCGACGCCACGATCCTGGTGCGCGGCGATTCGGCGTTCGGCTCACGCGCGGTGGTGGGTACCTGTATGCGCCGCGGCGCGCGGTTCTCGGTGGCGATGACCCGCAACGCCGCGATCGAGCGGGCAATCGCCGCCATCGACGAGGCTGCCTGGACCCCGGTGCGATATCCGGGTGCGGTGGTTGATCCCGACACCGGTGCCTGGATCTCAGATGCCGAAGTCGCCGAAATCGCCGAAATCGCCGAAATCGCCTATACCGTCTTCGCATCCACCCCCGAGGCGATCACTGCCCGACTGATCGTGCGCCGGGTCAAAGATGCCCGCTTTCCCGACGCGCTGTTCCCGGTGTGGCGCTATCACCCGTTCTTCACCAACACCGACCTGCCGGTCGCTGAGGCCGACATCACCCACCGCCAGCACGCGATCATCGAGACTGTGTTCGCCGACCTGATCGACGGACCCCTGGCCCATCTGCCCTCGGGACACTTCGGCGCCAACTCCGCCTGGGTGTTGTGCACGGCGATCGCCCACAACCTGACTTGCTAGCGCTGAGAGCATCCGCGAAAGTTTCCACCGCCATCAGTTCCTGGCCTACTTCGATGCCGAGCGGATCGGCAGCGGTCTGGCGGTGAAGTGATCGACGTCATGGTCAAGAACCAGCGCGTGAAGGGCGAAGCTGCTTCAGCAACTACAGGCTGCTTCGCCTACCACTCTATCTGCGCGCCCCAACCACTCTACCTATGTCAAATGTGCTGACACCAGCTCAAGGGGCCCATACGCTGCCGCGAATGACACGCAGTCGGGAGAGCGTGGCCGGGCGGGCCGCAAAGTACCTGAGCAGGAAACAGGTAGTGCACTACTCGTGCGCACGCCGACACTCCAGGAGGAGGCTCACCCCCGAGGCGAACGGGACGTGATGGTTTCACGATGGCTACACCTTCTCTGACGGCACTGCTGGCCGTGCTGGTCGGTGCCGACGTCGTACGTCCCTACCGACACGCCGCACACCGACGCGACGCTTCAGCTGGTTTGGAACGGTTCCACTCGTGTCGACTAGACGGTCTGGAGAACCGATGAGCGTCAATCCGTTCGACGACGACAATGGCAGTTTCTTCGTCTTGGTGAACGACGAGGAGCAACACAGCCTGTGGCCTTCCTTCGCTGACGTGCCCGCCGGGTGGCGGGTGGTTTACGGCGAAGCGGACCGCGCGGCGTGTCTGGACTACATCGAACACAACTGGACCGATATACGGCCGAAGAGTCTGCGCGAGAGGCCGCGCGGGGTCAGGCGTTTGACTCATAAATCTGCTTCGGCTGAGAGGGCACTTCGATGGGGACGCGGCTAACTGATCGTGTGTTTCCGCTCACGCGGGGGCAGCTGGCTATATGGCTTGCACAAGAAACGGGTCGCTTCGGTGCGAGGTGGCAACTGGGCTATCTTGTGCGACTCGACGGCGCGCTCGAGCCCGACTTGTTTGAGCGCGCGATCCGTCAAGTGGTGCACGAGGCCGAACCATTTAGATCCGCCTTTTTCCAGGTGGACGGCCAGGTTTTCCAGAAGACGGTTGATTACCCGGGTGTTGAGCTTGCTCGCCACGACCTCATGGGTTCGCAGGATCCTGTCCGGGAAGCCTATCGGCTAACATCCTCGATCCAGTGCACGGTGATGCCGCTTAATGGCCCGCTGTTCAAATTTGCGTTGTTGCAGACACGGGTAGATCAATGGTATTTCTTCGTGTGCTGCCATCATATAGTGGCTGACGGAATCGGCCTTGCTCTTGTTTGTCATCGGATCGCAGTTGTCTATAGTGCCATGGCTTCGTGCACGCCGATTCCCCCTGCTTTCTTCGGGTCGCTGGGTGATCTCATTGCTTGCGAGTTAGAATACGAAGCCTCCACCGATTATCTCGATGATCAGGATTATTGGACGAGGAACCTGCCGCCGGAAAGCGAACCGCGTTATCGGTTAGCGGCCGCCGCGGACAGGCGTGATCAATATGAGCCTTCTGCACCGGTTGAATTGGACCCTGCCGTTGTCGCCGGGATCAAACGAACGTCGCAGACGTTGGGGGTGCGTCGCTCGTCGGTGATCACTGCGGCGTGCGCGCTGCTGCTGCATGGGTGCGACGTCGAGAGTTCGGACGTGGTGCTCGATTTTCCGGTAAGCAGGCGTGTGCGTCCGGAGACACAGACGGTGCCCGGAATGGTCACCGGGTTCGTCCCGCTGGTGTTTAAAGCCTTGCCCGGGTCTGCGGTTGCTAGTTTTTGTCAACATGTCGACACGCGACTGCGGGAGGCGCTGCAGCATCAGCGTTTCCCAGTGCACGAACTTGAGAATAAGGCACGTCTCCGCAACTCCGCGCAGACGCCGAATCGTGTAATTATTAATTTCATTCCGACTACACATATGGCGAAGCTTACTGGTGCTACGGCAACGGGGACTTTGACTCATACTAACCTCGTTGATCAGTTCGGAATGGACTTTTTCAAGGACGGCGATCGGCTATTTCTCAGCACGCAGCCGAGCGCGACGACGAGTGAGACCGCGGGTGCTGGACAATGGCTTTCGGATTGTGATGTCCGCGATTTAGTAAAGCGGTTGGAGCGGGTGTTGGTGGCTTTGACCGCCGACCCGGGGCAGCGGCTCTCGTCGGTGGATGTGCTTGATGAGCTTGAGCGTGCCCGGTTGGATGAGATCGGTAACCGGGCGGTGTTGGCGCGGCCGGCGGCCGGGTTGTCGATTCCGGTGTTGTTCGCCGCGCGGGTGGCCCAGACACCGGATGCGGTGGCGGTGTCCTTCGAAGGCCGCTCCATGACTTATCGCGAGGTTGAGGAGCGCGCGAACCGGTTGGCGCATCTGTTGGCCGACAAGGGGGCGGGGCCGGGACAGTGTGTGGGGCTGCGGTTTTCGCGGTCGGCTGAGGCGATCGTGGCGATTTTGGCGGTGCTGAAGACGGGGGCGGCTTATCTGCCGATCGACCCGGGGCATCCACGGGAGCGGATCGGGTTCATGCTCGCCGATGCCGCGCCGGTGGCGGTGATCACCGCGGCGGGGCTGCGCCCGCGGCTGGACGGGTTTGACGTGGTGGTCCTCGATGTCAACGACCCCGCTGTGGACGCCCAACCCAGCACGGCGCTGCCGGCGCCGGCACCTGATGACATTGCTTACCTGATCTACACCTCGGGCACCACCGGGGTTCCCAAGGGTGGCGATCACCCACCGCAACGTGACCCAGCTGGTGGAGTCCTTGGATGCGGGCCTGCCCGCGGCGGGGGTGTGGAGCCAGTGTCATTCGTATGCCTTCGATGTCTCGGTGTGGGAGATCTTCGGTGCGCTGTTGCGCGGCGGGCGGCTGGTGGTGGTGCCCGAGTCGGTGGTGGGCTCACCGGAAGACTTGCACGGCGTGCTGGTTGCCGAGCAGGTCAACGTGTTGACCCAGACCCCGTCGGCGGTGGCGGTGCTCTCGGCTAAGGGGCTGGAGTCGGTGGCGTTGGTGATGGCCGGCGAGCCCTGCCCGGCCGAGGTGGTGGATCGGTGGGCGCCGGGGCGGGTGATGATCAACGCCTACGGCCCGACCGAGACCACGATGTGTGTGGCGATCAGCGCCCCATTGGCGGCGGGATCGGGGGTGCCGCCGATCGGTGCGCCGGTGTCCGGTGCGGCGTTGTTTGTGCTCGATGGCTGGTTGCGTCCGGTGCCGGCCGGTGTGGTCGGGGAGTTGTATGTGGCCGGTCGCGGCGTGGCGGTTGGCTATCTGGGCCGGGCCGGGTTGACCGGGTCGCGGTTTGTGGCCTGCCCGTTCGCCGGCGCGGGAGCCCCTGGAACACGGATGTATCGCACCGGGGATCTGGTGCGGTGGGGCGCCGATGGGCAGCTGGCGTATGTGGGGCGCGCCGATGAGCAGGTCAAGATCCGCGGCTATCGCATCGAATGCGGTGAGATCCGGGCCGCCCTGGCCGGGCTGGACGGGGTGAAGCAGGCGGCGGTGATCGTCCGCGAGGACCGCCCCGGCGACAAACGGCTGGTGGGCTATGTCACCGGGACAGCAGACCCGGTCCAGATACGCGCCGCGCTGGCCGAGCGGCTGCCGGAGTACATGGTTCCGGCCGCGGTGGTGGTGTTGGCGGCGCTGCCATTGACGGTCAACGGCAAACTCGACACCCGCGCCCTGCCCGCACCCGAATACACCCAGGGCGACGGCTACCGCGCCCCCACCACCCCGGTCGAGGAGATCGTGGCCGGCATCTACGCCCAGGTACTCGGCCTGGAGCGGGTCGGCGTCGACGACTCATTCTTCGATCTGGGCGGGGACTCGCTCCTGGCCACGCGCCTGGTCGCCGCCATCGAAAACACCCTGAATGCCAGCCTTTCCGTACGCACCGTATTCGAGGCACCCACGGTTGCCCAGTTGGCGCCCCGTATAGGCGCGAAGGCGGGTCGGCTTGAGCCGTTGGTGGCGGGTGAGCGGCCGGCGGTAATTCCGTTGTCGTTCGCCCAGCAGCGGTTGTGGTTTATCGACCAGTTGCAGGGTCCTTCACCGGTCTACAACATACCGGCGGTGTTGCGGCTGCGCGGTGCGCTTGATACCGACGCGCTCGGTGCGGCGCTGGCCGATGTGGTGGGCCGCCATGAAAGCCTGCGCACCCTGCTTGTGGCGGTCGAGGGAACACCCCAGCAGGTGGTTGTCCCTGGTGAGCGGGCCGACTTCGGCTGGCAGATCACTGATGCCACCGGCTGGCCGGAAAGCCGGCTGGGTGAGGCCGTTAACGCAGCGGCGTGCTACACGTTCGATCTGGCAACCGAGATCCCGTTGAGCGCACAGCTTTTCCGGGTCGCCGCCGACGAACACGTCCTGGTGGCCGTCGTGCACCACATCGGTGCGGATGGCTGGTCGATCACCGCGCTGGTGCGCGATCTGGGGGTGGCTTATGCCAGCCGGTGTGCGGGGCGGGCCCCCGGCTGGGC encodes:
- a CDS encoding DUF2834 domain-containing protein, with the translated sequence MVSLVVHALLGLAVIAWIVTSNPLVFARPSSGPLLSALECAYYLVGVVSVALGWYFNIRFVHDYSAGSKNPIWGPGSWSDYIRLMFTNPAASSASQDYTIANVVLLPLFTIVDGYRRGLRRSWLFFVSSLFTSFVFAFALYFATVERARRHEQSSQAVRA
- a CDS encoding TetR/AcrR family transcriptional regulator, with protein sequence MARPAQTARSERTREALRQAAMVRFLAQGFEETSAEQIAADAGVSLRTFYRHFSSKHDLLFADYDAGLHWFRAALAARPADEPIIESVQSAIFAFPYDVEAVTKIAALRSTELDPSRIVRHIRQVEADFADAVAEHLGRRAGATTVDERLRATVTARCIAAAVFGALELWMVSQDRSLAELARLSHAALGWLADGIPRP
- a CDS encoding phytoene desaturase family protein, translating into MADYDAIVIGGGHNGLTAAVILQRAGLRTVCLEAKRYAGGMASTVELFDGYRFEIAGSVQFPTAATVSRELGLDTLPTVDAEVMSVALRGVGDDPVVQYTDPVKLLAHLGDVHGADAVNGMAGLLAWSQAPTRALGRFEAGAPPKTLDEMFACATNEFERAAIDDMLFGSVTDVLDRYLPDREKHGALRGSFTVLAVNTLYRGPAIPGSAAALAYGLGVPDTASVLMKKLRGGIGALTSHLREQFETHGGELRLRTKVTEIAVDDGRVRGVRTEAGEALTAPVVVSAIAPDLTINRLVDPAALPAGIRDRYARIDHRGSYLQMHFALDEPLQFAAPYEMLNDPEMQASIGIFNTPEEVQQQWEECRRGIVPTDPTVVLQIPSVRDPQLAPPGKQAASAFALWFPIEGGPGSYGQMKVEMGQRVIDKITRLAPNFEGSIIRHTTFTPRHMGTMFGAPDGDYCHGLLNPNQIGPNRPGPKGFLGQPIPVDGLYLASAGCHGGPGITFIPGYNAAHQALADIGRSR
- a CDS encoding MBL fold metallo-hydrolase — encoded protein: MQVTSVGHAGFRIETHAGSLLCDPWVNPAYFAAWFPFPDNSRLDWGQLGQCDYLYISHLHKDHLDAKLLAAHVNKDAVVLLPDYPVPDLRGELEKLGFHRFFETTNSVKHRVDGPKGPLDVMIIALRAPADGPIGDSALVVSDGETTVFNMNDARPVDLDVLPSKFGHVDVHMLQYSGAIWYPMVYDMPARAKAAFGAQKRQRQMDRARQYVAQVGASWVIPSAGPPCFLDPELRHLNDDRGDPANIFPDQMVFLDQMQTHGHDRGLLMIPGSTADFTGAQLNSLSHPLPTDQVKAMFTTGKAAYISDYAARMAPVIAAEKASWAPEDGEPLLEPLRALFEPIMSASDEICDGIGYPVELRLGTETVVLDFPKRTVREQVPDERFRYGFAIAPELVRTVLRDNEPDWVNTIFLSTRFKAWRVGGYNEYLYTFFKCLTDERIAYADGWFAEAHDDTASILLDGYEIQRRCPHLKADLSRFGVVEGSTLTCNLHGWQWNLDTGRCLTARGHELRCSRL
- a CDS encoding helix-turn-helix domain-containing protein; its protein translation is MIAVSLRVCEDTVGKWRRRWFAAPGVASLGDAKRCGRPPVFTAVRVAQIKAAACIPPADAGVPLSRWSCPKLAGHAVANGICESISAPTVGRWLPEDALKPWQYRS
- a CDS encoding MbtH family protein; the protein is MSVNPFDDDNGSFFVLVNDEEQHSLWPSFADVPAGWRVVYGEADRAACLDYIEHNWTDIRPKSLRERPRGVRRLTHKSASAERALRWGRG